ACCTTGACAGAGCAAATGGCTGCTAAGGAAACTGACAAACAAACCAGAGCACCAACACCAatagaaaaaagaaatattggTGATACAGATGtagaaaaaatgaaaagttGTGACAAAAATGAATCAACTGGAAATGTTGATTTGAATACCTGTGATAAGGATTCTCAAAATAGTGAAATTAGAAGTGACATGACTTCAGAAATGAAAACTTCAAATGTGCAAGAGACCAACAACACTGGCGATTCCCCAGAAAGGGACTGCCTAGACAACAAAcaacatgataacatatttGAAAGAATGACAGCATTTGGAGGTCTTCCCCCTAATGAAGTGGGGAATATTGATAAATGTGAAACTTCAACAAAACCAATCAAAAAGAGAGTTAAACCTGGCCGAGCAGGTCGACCTCCTAAAAATAAGTCCCAGTCATTAGTGAACAATGATCGAACTCAAGTCGTGCCTTCTCGAGACattgacaacaaaacaaactgtAGTGAGTCTGAGGATAAGGAAACTAGGTGCAATATGGATGATTATGAATCTCAGTTGGTGGGATCTAGACCTTGTGCTTCTGATGTCAGTGATAACTTGTTAAGACTGGATAACATGGCATCAAATGTGTCGCCAGACAGTGGTATTCATGATCAATCCATCGCAGGTTCTCCAGTGGGGAATGAATCGCCTAATTCTGGGACATTGTCGGACACTGGTTCACATAATAATCAGCATGTGTTACAAGAGCCATTGTGTATTCCCACATCGGTGATAATGTCCACGGGTATGTCATCTGCATCATCTACCATATCTGAAGTTCAGTCTTCCAAAAGTTTATCATGTGGAGCTGACTCGTTAACATTACATAGAACTGAAAGTGTTCATTCATCCTTACAATCGAAATCCCCAAATTTAGGAAATACATTAGGTGTCACAATCCACCATAAATCCTTGTCGCCATCACGGCCACACCAGATGTCCGACACATCTAAGGTGATGGACACAAGTGGCTGTGACAGTGAGACCAGTGACACTCATGTTTTTAGTGATGTTCATGTTTTCAATACATATAGTCCCAGTCATTCTTCATCGTCACCGTCACCTGGCAAGAAAAAGCAAAGGGTTGGTAGGCTTCCTAAGAAGCATGAGTTTTTAAGGAAACACAAAAGCAGCAATCTCCTAAAGACTGGTCAAATGCCTACTCGGATAGAGAACTCTAGTCCTTCATCACAGATCCTAGATTTTGATGGAAGACTTGGCTCAGTGGCTTCcgtgtatgatgtgactaatCTGGATGTTTCTCCTGAGAATCCTGGTCTTTCTGCACGGAAAAAGATTAAGTTAGATAATCCTACAAAAATAGTGAAAAAGAGATTAAATAAAAGTTTAAGCAAAGAGACAATACCTGCAAAAAATGAGATTAAAAAGAAAAGGGGTCCAGGTAGACCACCAGGACGACCCCCTGGAAGACCACCCTTAAATAAGAATTTGCATGTGACAAGTACTACTATCAAGAAGCGTGGCCCTGGAAGGCCACCAGGTACAGGGAGGCCCATAGTGAAAGTTAAACGTGGTCCAGGCAGACCACCAAAACCTAAGGATGGTAATGTGCAGGTTGAAAAACGAAGTCCAGGTCGGCCTAAGGGCTCAAAGAACATAaagaaaaatacagaaaacaccACATTGTTGAATGTTAAATCTACTGAAGTTCAAAATCATTTTCATCACGCTGCGGCAGCTACAAGTCATACATTATCAAGTGTATCTAACCAGAGTTCTGTTCCTCATGAGTGGTTAAAACTACCTGAATTAGACATACCTGAAGATCTCCCTCTATCCGATGCAGCATTAGAGCTTGATTTGTCCAATATCTCACCATCAAAACTTTCAGACTTTTCACCCAGCAAACTGTCCGACATTTCTGCTGTATCACCTTCCAAATTATCGGACATGTCTCCCCCAAAGTTGTTAGATATCTCACCAGCAAAATCGTCCTCAAGTGAATCAGTGAAGCGGCCAAGAGGTAGACCTCGGAAACGTCCGTTACTGGATTTAGACAAAAGTGTGAAAACGTCAGGTAGTGTGAAATTAACATCAGGGAAAGTTGATGATTATGAATTTGATACGCTAATTCAAAGTGTGCAAGACTCTATAAAGTCACAGTTCTCACCACAGATCGATCAGGAAATTCAGGACAAGGTAGAAGATGATTTGGAAACAATTGAGCCAACACTGGCACCAATATCTCTCTCACCGATACCAAATAGATCTCCGAAGATAGTTCCAAAAATACGCAAACCAAAACTTCATGTGATGATGCGAAAGCACAAAAAACGAGGAAGGAAAAAGCACAAACCTGTTGCATCACACAATACAACTGAGTTCAGCAGTAGATTTTCAGCTTTAGGCTCAAAGTTCAAGCTTGCCAGTGCAAAGACAGCTCTAGGTTTTGTAGACAAAAGCAGTCAAATGTTTACGTCAAGGAGTTCGCTGGACTCAAATACTAGTGGCAGTGTGCAAAGTGGACCAACATCACCATGTAGAGATTATTTGCGGAAAATCAGATTCCAAGCAAAACAGAGAAGAAAAAAGATCCTTTTCTTCAAGtccaaacacaaaaatattgttgATCCAATGTTTTTGTCAGATTTGGAATATGTTGTGAACAATTTTCATTGCTTAGCCATATCTGACCGTGAGGAGACCTTCATCCGTGTGAAACCTGGAGAAGTGCCATTACCTAGTATATTCAAACTCACAAAAATCAATGTAAAACCTAAGAAAAAAGACCAAAGGTTGCTAGGAGGATTTGTGGAAATGGAGCGTGAAAAACCAAAAAAGCTGAAAAGCAGGAAAGAATTTGAATTCATCGAAAAGTGGCTTGCGAAAGAAAAACTTAAAAATGTAAGGAAGAAAAGTTTCTCTATGGATGACAAACTTCCATCTCCTACAGACATCAGCATCAACAGTCAGCAATGTTTGCCCCCAAAGAAGCGACACAAATTGTTCTCTGCATCACAGACCAGTGCTGTCATGCAGCATCAGAACTCGATTCAAAAGCAGGTAGTCAATGCAGAGACCCCAAATCCCCTTAAACCTCCAGAAAAGAGAAAGCCTGGCAGACCCAGAAAGACACCATTGCCTCCTGTACTATCCACAACAGGTCTTGTATTAGTTTCATATATTTATGCGTTTAAATATGAATTCAAACTAGACCCTATACATCATATTCTTAGAGAATGTATAATTTGTCAGAATATTTGGTAACGCTACATTTAAAGCAGtaacaatatcattataatagTATTTGTGAAAATCTATATTATCGGGCAATTAacttttaatatattatttgtaaatgtaagaactttttaatgtttttaaaatgaaatatgcatttatttgtatgtcttaCAGATGCTTGTCAGAAGAAAACTTCAGAACATCACACAGTGCCTGCCAAGCAGGGTGCAGTACCTGGTGCAAAGCGTGGTAGGAAGCCAAAGGTAGTGGTTGAAGCTCAGCAACTTGCCAACACTTTAAATTCATCTGAGACACATCAGAGCGTTACCAGTGTGAACACAGAGGTCTGTACTACAAACTCTACCAATCATGTGACAGATCAAAGTTGTGTTGAACCAAAAAACATATCTGAACAAAGTTTAAATTCATGTCATGTACAAGATCAACCCAATGTGCGTTTTGAAGAGTCGGTTAATTTTGACAATGACAAGGGTAAGGGTTCATCGTGCACCCAATGTAGTCAGCTACAGGCGACTGTCCCGCAACCAAAACGACGGGGTCGCAAACCAAAATATGCTCGTGTTGAATCAAATTCTAGTCCCAATACCAGCAATGCAGCTGCCTCTGCAaaattttctactaattcttCTGTGGCAGGAAGAATAAAGAAAATTTTGCTTCAAAAAGGCAGGCGTATAGTGGGTAAAGTTGGAAGACCCAGAACTAAACATCTCACGGACAATGGTAGTAAGAACGATACAAATGCTACATGTGTGCAAAAAAAGCGTGGACGTTTTACAAAAATTATACATAGAAAAAAATCTCATTCTCGGTTAAAGGATAGTGATGTTGTCTCTCCTTCGGATAAGAGGGTTGATAGTGCTAATTCTCAGGAGGACAATGTTGCTGAATGCAAGTCTGTGGACACAGTAGAGGCTACAATTGATTCTGTGATAAGGTCTGTGAGCTCGGAGTATGAACCTCTGCCGCCACCAAAACAACTTCAAGATGGTGCAACAGACAAAGTAGTTGATAGCTTTAAGGAACCAAAGAGAAAAGGGAAGAAGAAGCGTGGGTTTAGAAAAGCAGATGTTGGGTAAGGAATAAGTTGCAAATAATTATTATTGATTTGTCAGGATTCCTGAAAGCCATTATGAAaaggattttctaaaaaatTATTCATATGGAAAGTAAGCTTATATCGATGCAATGAAATTCAAATTTACCATATAATTTTGTACTTTACAtaactgaaagaaaaaaaacaattattgcCTTTGAACAAATCATTGAAAtccattgtttatgttattACCTAATTAAGACATCAGATTTACTGGTTTCTTATATATACCTTGTCCTATTGTTTATGCAAACTATGACTTAATGTAGATTTAGAAAGTTTGATGAGATTTTACTAATCTAGTAAATACATATGCTCTGAAATGTAcatatgatttaaaaaataaatctcTGAAAATGAAGCTGTCGCTAATTAGTTATTAAAAGTTTAAGATTGGTTAAAAATTGGAATTATTTCTTGTGatttgatgttgatatttacatatttatacttCAGGAATGTATCAGATTTGGAGACACCAGAGGACGGGGCTGCAGGGAAGAAAAAAGAATGCCCCCAATTGCCAAAGAAAAAATACCAGAAAGCAGGACTGTTCTCAGATCAGTACAAAGAAGAAGAGTaagtttttatttaatgtaaaatgatGTAATATAATTAATGGTACACATGGTGTTCACATAAATAATTCTATTTTGGGAAAACATAAACAGAATAAATGTAAACGAGGGAATAAATCCAATACTCTTCGGGAATAAGTATGCACATGATTTTTTCACAATATGTTGATAGTAGGGGATGCAGATTTACACAAGAAGGATATGCCAGTACAGGCGATATATTGAACAAGTTTTATACTGGAAGAGACgagaaatttttttaaaaaaaggagaGATTTACTTCAAGTGGGAGAAAATATACACAAGTTTGAAAGTAGTAGAGGCAAAAATGTATACACACTGTTTATCCAGAAAGCATGTTAGCAATGAAAACATGATAATTGCTGTCTTGTAAGTGACACATGTTTATTCAGCTAATTTTGGAGGTTTGTATGCTGAATTTGAAAGTTGAGTACTTCATGAACATTCGATCTTTCTCTAGTTACGTCATAAAAGCTGTGTGGCATTGCTGGCATATGACAGCATTATTATACATAATACTGAAATGATTCCTGACATTCTAGCAACAGAATGATGGATAGTGAATGACTGAATGCAATCACAGTTGAGAAACAGCTTCCCTTCCATTCTAATATGACCTTTGTACAGTCTTCCCAACCGTAGTAGCTGatgactacttcactgaacaacatttGGAGAGCTGTCCCATGTAAGCTTCAGTAATTGTGCTCAGGGGAATAAGTCTTTCCCAAGGACATATAGTCGCAATAGCACAGAACAGTTGGTGATATTGGCTTCCTGTGAAATCCATACTGTCCAGGATAGGGATAGGACCAAAAAAAAGTTAGACTGATGCATTACTGACTGAGCTGTCACAGAAAAATTGTACAGAGGCATGCCTGCTAAAGTTGAAAATTGAGTAAAATGATGTTATAAAAGGGACAAAATTGTCAAATCTGCTAAGTAACCAAGGATCATACATAATATTGCTAGTCAACTTCTTTTCAGGAAAGGTAGATTGCTCTTGAGCCAAGTCCTGTGAACTGAATGACAATTAGCAACAGCATTCATTCAGGTGATACTGAAATGATTCTAGACGTCTTCATGATTAAGGACATTCTGCCAAAATGCTAGGAACTGCAGTTTGCTTCTGTCTCGATGCTGTGCTATAGTAGAATTAACTTATTTCGCTTTCGTCTAAAGGTATTTAGTATGTGAATAAATATAGCTCCAAATGACAGTAATACGATAACTTTGGCCAACATCGGGCTGCTCCAGCACAAACGTTTTGATTAATTATTCTGGTAAAATCAAGTGTATAAAATTATACTGACAGGTTTATGCAATATGCttatagaaaaagaaaaagcCGAAACAGTTAAATTTTGGCGAAGAAAAGCTCAACAGATATAAATGATGTGTATGCTGTAAATACTTTGTTGACAAGGAATTACTAAATCCATTtctttgaaaaatgtaaattttcaaaaatatacattgtgCACAAGGATGTGTGAAACACCTGCATTCAATGACAGATGGTACACTATTTTAGTATTATATAGCAAGTCACAATGGAAAAGTTGTCAAGGAAATGGGGTCGTGTGCTTTCTGGTGCTATCGTGTACAGCCAGGGGCCATACAACTTGTCTTCTCAATGCCCAGCAATGAAAATCTTTTCACCATTAccataaaaaatgatatgaatcaGCATCTGTTCACCTCAAAGCTGCAACAAGTGATTTAATTGTGATACTGATATGACcttgaacatttaaaaaaaacaagaaacatgaccttgaacatttaaaaaacaGTTGTTTACTTGTTATATGAAACTGAAGACCAAGTGAAGGTGATATTTACTGTCTGGACATGTACATGAGATATTGTTGTTTACACTTACAGTATATGATTAATAGTTTGATTTTATAAGACAGTTTTAGTTGATAGTGGGTAGGATACAATGATAGACATCAGCCTTTTAGAGAGCTAATTCTTTTGTACCAGGACTctttctcactggtttgggatgaggcctttttgtctcattttgggaagaaaattgatgaattcGGAAAGATTTTTCCAgaagtaaactgcaaattttgggaatttgtctttaaaataaaataattccaaACGGTAAAGGGccccattaacggccccaaaaagccctgtGTACATCAATTATAAGCTGTTAGCTGAGACATATTTGTAATGTATGAATGATATAATAAATGTCATAAGCAAAAGTCTTAAAATCATGTCGGTGATATGACACGAATAcaattgaattaaaaaagaaaaattgtttttaGATGTTACCAAAGTAAATAGAAAAGCTGAATATGAAAATTGAACAAAAAGTCtttatctattttcaaaatgatgtGATCCAAGACAATTGGGTCAGGtctaaataaattgaaatttgcATCaagttacaaatatatatggaaCACTACATTACTGAACACATACTTTGACTGAATTCagaattaattatttaaagatatgATAATTAAAACAATGCATCTATGTATTGCCCTCAGGATGTGAAGCCTAACACATCTTATTTGACTAATTTAATGACATATTATAAAATAaggaagataaaaaaaaaatgctaccTGTTTACATAAAATGGAAAAAGAATATGCATACAGTAATTTCACTCTGCAAGCAATACTGTTATGGTGACAATGTTAGGGTTAGCTGTATTCATGAAAGGTGATTAAATAGGAAAGATAAAATTAGTTCGTAGTTGGTATAGTGTTTCATTGACACTGATCATTTATTCACAAGAAAATTATCAATTAGCGGTGTTAACGCATGGATGGTTGAAATCGGAGTTGGTGATGAGATTAGATAAAGGTGACAAAATGGGAAACCAGAGTGATGAATGGCCTTGACTTCtatatgatttacctgtgtacaggcATGTACAGTTATACCTCTGGCCATGACAAGTCACTTGATTGGTGTATATTGTCAGTTATTGATCCCCGTTACAGGAAGATGTAGTAGATACATCAGGCGATGCCCCGACCAAGAGCTTTGTTCTAATTAATTTATAGCATTGAATGTAGCCTGCTTGGGGACTATTTATGGTTATGTTGTTTCCAcaggtattttatatattggCGTAAAACTGATGCCCGACTG
The sequence above is drawn from the Pecten maximus chromosome 9, xPecMax1.1, whole genome shotgun sequence genome and encodes:
- the LOC117334632 gene encoding histone-lysine N-methyltransferase ASH1L-like isoform X1, with product MNGTGPGACAGRSSKEDTNHTLDSNSSSSGTDSTSGSSDSEYSSSDKEFSIQATNYSRGQLKLKISARRKSSTSPTSPSADEEEDNILSTELSDSSEEDSELPSKDTEQASRTASVQYVRKTRCPKTSASSTNTESDDVFHNKDPGKQLDNIGSKSNLNTNTSIGVKKKTNNHEKDHRQISPLNQSAEVYEGSKVNPSGKATKGKSPSVTDQSKKSNSKSLSKKSSKCGTADFTQLKKTLTEQMAAKETDKQTRAPTPIEKRNIGDTDVEKMKSCDKNESTGNVDLNTCDKDSQNSEIRSDMTSEMKTSNVQETNNTGDSPERDCLDNKQHDNIFERMTAFGGLPPNEVGNIDKCETSTKPIKKRVKPGRAGRPPKNKSQSLVNNDRTQVVPSRDIDNKTNCSESEDKETRCNMDDYESQLVGSRPCASDVSDNLLRLDNMASNVSPDSGIHDQSIAGSPVGNESPNSGTLSDTGSHNNQHVLQEPLCIPTSVIMSTGMSSASSTISEVQSSKSLSCGADSLTLHRTESVHSSLQSKSPNLGNTLGVTIHHKSLSPSRPHQMSDTSKVMDTSGCDSETSDTHVFSDVHVFNTYSPSHSSSSPSPGKKKQRVGRLPKKHEFLRKHKSSNLLKTGQMPTRIENSSPSSQILDFDGRLGSVASVYDVTNLDVSPENPGLSARKKIKLDNPTKIVKKRLNKSLSKETIPAKNEIKKKRGPGRPPGRPPGRPPLNKNLHVTSTTIKKRGPGRPPGTGRPIVKVKRGPGRPPKPKDGNVQVEKRSPGRPKGSKNIKKNTENTTLLNVKSTEVQNHFHHAAAATSHTLSSVSNQSSVPHEWLKLPELDIPEDLPLSDAALELDLSNISPSKLSDFSPSKLSDISAVSPSKLSDMSPPKLLDISPAKSSSSESVKRPRGRPRKRPLLDLDKSVKTSGSVKLTSGKVDDYEFDTLIQSVQDSIKSQFSPQIDQEIQDKVEDDLETIEPTLAPISLSPIPNRSPKIVPKIRKPKLHVMMRKHKKRGRKKHKPVASHNTTEFSSRFSALGSKFKLASAKTALGFVDKSSQMFTSRSSLDSNTSGSVQSGPTSPCRDYLRKIRFQAKQRRKKILFFKSKHKNIVDPMFLSDLEYVVNNFHCLAISDREETFIRVKPGEVPLPSIFKLTKINVKPKKKDQRLLGGFVEMEREKPKKLKSRKEFEFIEKWLAKEKLKNVRKKSFSMDDKLPSPTDISINSQQCLPPKKRHKLFSASQTSAVMQHQNSIQKQVVNAETPNPLKPPEKRKPGRPRKTPLPPVLSTTDACQKKTSEHHTVPAKQGAVPGAKRGRKPKVVVEAQQLANTLNSSETHQSVTSVNTEVCTTNSTNHVTDQSCVEPKNISEQSLNSCHVQDQPNVRFEESVNFDNDKGKGSSCTQCSQLQATVPQPKRRGRKPKYARVESNSSPNTSNAAASAKFSTNSSVAGRIKKILLQKGRRIVGKVGRPRTKHLTDNGSKNDTNATCVQKKRGRFTKIIHRKKSHSRLKDSDVVSPSDKRVDSANSQEDNVAECKSVDTVEATIDSVIRSVSSEYEPLPPPKQLQDGATDKVVDSFKEPKRKGKKKRGFRKADVGNVSDLETPEDGAAGKKKECPQLPKKKYQKAGLFSDQYKEEEPKKKSVEPASRTKEKLSKKEDPVTKYKKIRNNVHDDIKPVCPYETHSCNCKCRENEEVLGCGDDCINRLIYTECNPLTCPCGDRCSNQKIQKHEWVSGLKKFTTEDRGCGVKTLESIHTGQFILEYLGEVVSEQEFRRRMTENYSQERHHYCLNLDSGALIDGYRMGNIGRFVNHSCEPNCEMQKWNVNGYYRMALFALKDIPEGTELSYDYNFHSFNMDSQQICKCGSEKCRGVIGGKTQRLNGQSKEKATPQRPVGRPPKDKRKSKNRLKKFREKQRLAQEQSATIFPTIKPMSHTERCKARKHSIFLVRNIDRVRQLRSRVSSSLNKDGEFTKSVGFSKTDVFITQLTALKTSRSVRTRRLALAEENSELTQTARLAQVFNNIRKAVVGYRDEDAKELSAQLSLPSKKKHPEYYNVIESPIDFHMIERNICSGQYNSLEAFDKDMNRLFRNAERYCGRSSWMGLLVLKLRKVYLKAKAEALPLLEDVLGEGNVQALTEIETNEGTDNMDSMEEEEEEEVIRCICGIYRDEGLMIQCEKCFIWQHCDCMKVAGDVENYLCELCNYRPVEREILADPQPDDATPGWVYYMTLMRDELQIRVGDCVYVIRDLPEKVGVEIDSVKTSQKLVSEIGKDKLDIFRIERLWKDEKGDKFAFGHHYYHPYETFHEPSRKFFSNEVFRVPIYEIVAFGSIVGGCCVVDLNTFCKGRPKGIRDQDIYICEYRLDKTAHLFYKISKHPYPINTKSYCFDKYEKRLMPKRNYSPHEVPQAYKRRGPGESKGLDMNGSTSDAPKKRRTRRPCLQSKDDDEEKLLIRIQAQKVEIKDKKEQKERLNKVMLKLLSAVPAKQRLDLSYLLEEKRHRKKPQMHDV
- the LOC117334632 gene encoding histone-lysine N-methyltransferase ASH1L-like isoform X2; translated protein: MNGTGPGACAGRSSKEDTNHTLDSNSSSSGTDSTSGSSDSEYSSSDKEFSIQATNYSRGQLKLKISARRKSSTSPTSPSADEEEDNILSTELSDSSEEDSELPSKDTEQASRTASVQYVRKTRCPKTSASSTNTESDDVFHNKDPGKQLDNIGSKSNLNTNTSIGVKKKTNNHEKDHRQISPLNQSAEVYEGSKVNPSGKATKGKSPSVTDQSKKSNSKSLSKKSSKCGTADFTQLKKTLTEQMAAKETDKQTRAPTPIEKRNIGDTDVEKMKSCDKNESTGNVDLNTCDKDSQNSEIRSDMTSEMKTSNVQETNNTGDSPERDCLDNKQHDNIFERMTAFGGLPPNEVGNIDKCETSTKPIKKRVKPGRAGRPPKNKSQSLVNNDRTQVVPSRDIDNKTNCSESEDKETRCNMDDYESQLVGSRPCASDVSDNLLRLDNMASNVSPDSGIHDQSIAGSPVGNESPNSGTLSDTGSHNNQHVLQEPLCIPTSVIMSTGMSSASSTISEVQSSKSLSCGADSLTLHRTESVHSSLQSKSPNLGNTLGVTIHHKSLSPSRPHQMSDTSKVMDTSGCDSETSDTHVFSDVHVFNTYSPSHSSSSPSPGKKKQRVGRLPKKHEFLRKHKSSNLLKTGQMPTRIENSSPSSQILDFDGRLGSVASVYDVTNLDVSPENPGLSARKKIKLDNPTKIVKKRLNKSLSKETIPAKNEIKKKRGPGRPPGRPPGRPPLNKNLHVTSTTIKKRGPGRPPGTGRPIVKVKRGPGRPPKPKDGNVQVEKRSPGRPKGSKNIKKNTENTTLLNVKSTEVQNHFHHAAAATSHTLSSVSNQSSVPHEWLKLPELDIPEDLPLSDAALELDLSNISPSKLSDFSPSKLSDISAVSPSKLSDMSPPKLLDISPAKSSSSESVKRPRGRPRKRPLLDLDKSVKTSGSVKLTSGKVDDYEFDTLIQSVQDSIKSQFSPQIDQEIQDKVEDDLETIEPTLAPISLSPIPNRSPKIVPKIRKPKLHVMMRKHKKRGRKKHKPVASHNTTEFSSRFSALGSKFKLASAKTALGFVDKSSQMFTSRSSLDSNTSGSVQSGPTSPCRDYLRKIRFQAKQRRKKILFFKSKHKNIVDPMFLSDLEYVVNNFHCLAISDREETFIRVKPGEVPLPSIFKLTKINVKPKKKDQRLLGGFVEMEREKPKKLKSRKEFEFIEKWLAKEKLKNVRKKSFSMDDKLPSPTDISINSQQCLPPKKRHKLFSASQTSAVMQHQNSIQKQVVNAETPNPLKPPEKRKPGRPRKTPLPPVLSTTDACQKKTSEHHTVPAKQGAVPGAKRGRKPKVVVEAQQLANTLNSSETHQSVTSVNTEVCTTNSTNHVTDQSCVEPKNISEQSLNSCHVQDQPNVRFEESVNFDNDKGKGSSCTQCSQLQATVPQPKRRGRKPKYARVESNSSPNTSNAAASAKFSTNSSVAGRIKKILLQKGRRIVGKVGRPRTKHLTDNGSKNDTNATCVQKKRGRFTKIIHRKKSHSRLKDSDVVSPSDKRVDSANSQEDNVAECKSVDTVEATIDSVIRSVSSEYEPLPPPKQLQDGATDKVVDSFKEPKRKGKKKRGFRKADVGNVSDLETPEDGAAGKKKECPQLPKKKYQKAGLFSDQYKEEEPKKKSVEPASRTKEKLSKKEDPVTKYKKIRNNVHDDIKPVCPYETHSCNCKCRENEEVLGCGDDCINRLIYTECNPLTCPCGDRCSNQKIQKHEWVSGLKKFTTEDRGCGVKTLESIHTGQFILEYLGEVVSEQEFRRRMTENYSQERHHYCLNLDSGALIDGYRMGNIGRFVNHSCEPNCEMQKWNVNGYYRMALFALKDIPEGTELSYDYNFHSFNMDSQQICKCGSEKCRGVIGGKTQRLNGQSKEKATPQRPVGRPPKDKRKSKNRLKKFREKQRLAQEQSATIFPTIKPMSHTERCKARKHSIFLVRNIDRVRQLRSRVSSSLNKDGEFTKSVGFSKTDVFITQLTALKTSRSVRTRRLALAEENSELTQTARLAQVFNNIRKAVVGYRDEDAKELSAQLSLPSKKKHPEYYNVIESPIDFHMIERNICSGQYNSLEAFDKDMNRLFRNAERYCGRSSWMGLLVLKLRKVYLKAKAEALPLLEDVLGEGNVQALTEIETNEGTDNMDSMEEEEEEEVIRCICGIYRDEGLMIQCEKCFIWQHCDCMKVAGDVENYLCELCNYRPVEREILADPQPDDATPGWVYYMTLMRDELQIRVGDCVYVIRDLPEKVGVEIDSVKTSQKLVSEIGKDKLDIFRIERLWKDEKGDKFAFGHHYYHPYETFHEPSRKFFSNEVFRVPIYEIVAFGSIVGGCCVVDLNTFCKGRPKGIRDQDIYICEYRLDKTAHLFYKISKHPYPINTKSYCFDKYEKRLMPKRNYSPHEVPQAYKRRGPGESKGLDMNGSTSDAPKKRRTRRPCLQSKDDDEEKLLIRIQAQKKKEQKERLNKVMLKLLSAVPAKQRLDLSYLLEEKRHRKKPQMHDV